One Xyrauchen texanus isolate HMW12.3.18 chromosome 2, RBS_HiC_50CHRs, whole genome shotgun sequence genomic window carries:
- the sb:cb1081 gene encoding sterile alpha motif domain-containing protein 9-like, whose protein sequence is MAHPMIADEVLRILTAAGLTRSDTTRKLIACQNEIPPYLKQIIKQLLTKRESKVNKESGEIKQDTFSKLIQDVHEKESKSMCVRLFKDAADKFTQVPVFPQALARFYYIILTDYVNATYWAKEAIKRDQKNSFFRDTLGQVYKNQLKKEIATSARDILRIGKLALEAFEDEIKIAEQEQEPGMQEDKVINTSTIFNNRGLFGYIEVADIIFNKLTCVNTEWANILTQETQTHSLIHPQMSEEHKSLLMTLRQRLEVRFEFFQTYLTYSVQAINKKDPSYIWPSIKECYQKFRKKECQTAWQILQEGMATTFAGLLSTLEDKSFSELELITEQWRKMYEDDADADAAQNYILAKIILSQTSSASTVPIKELQEILLQFWEKQKYDSSPEFYLLAILLFWPDGAQPPGNPNAPDLKKCVQDMRHSYKRTYQKHLRSRYLVPLFFFGKEGLQRLVYRSRLNQTDLNWLTNGDESVEIEGLQRIRGEVRNHMIFVLRENNEMEVSAHNPASVYKSGLVSFYLGFTIRGPVAFNIRYVVSAVGFVDR, encoded by the exons ATGGCACATCCGATGATTGCCGATGAAGTTCTGAGGATATTAACTGCAGCTGGCCTTACCCGATCTGATACAACTAGAAAACTCATTGCATGCCAGAATGAAATCCCACCATACTTGAAGCAAATTATCAAACAGCTGCTAACAAAGCGAGAAAGTAAAGTGAACAAAGAAAGTGGAGAGATCAAACAGGACACCTTCTCCAAACTGATTCAAGATGTACACGAAAAAGAAAGCAAATCGATGTGTGTGCGACTGTTCAAAGATGCAGCTGACAAATTCACACAGGTTCCAGTTTTTCCTCAAGCTCTGGCTCGTTTTTACTACATCATTCTGACTGATTATGTAAATGCAACTTATTGGGCCAAAGAGGCGATTAAAAGGGATCAGAAGAATTCTTTTTTCCGGGACACACTTGGACAAGTCTACAAAAACCAACTGAAGAAGGAGATTGCAACATCTGCTAGAGACATCTTAAGAATTGGTAAACTAGCACTAGAGGCTTTCGAAGACGAAATTAAGATTGCTGAACAGGAGCAAGAACCAGGAATGCAAGAAGATAAGGTGATAAACACATCCACCATTTTCAATAACAGAGGGCTCTTCGGCTACATTGAAGTAGCAGATATTATTTTCAACAAGCTTACATGCGTTAACACGGAATGGGCCAATATCCTAACACAGGAAACACAAACTCACAGTCTTATTCACCCTCAAATGAGCGAGGAGCACAAATCTCTCCTCATGACTCTAAGGCAAAGACTTGAAGTCAGATTCGAGTTTTTTCAAACTTACCTGACATATTCAGTGCAAGCGATCAATAAAAAAGACCCATCATACATTTGGCCAAGCATTAAAGAATGCTAccaaaaattcagaaaaaaaGAGTGTCAGACAGCATGGCAAATCCTTCAGGAGGGGATGGCTACCACTTTTGCTGGTCTGCTTTCCACTCTAGAAGACAAAAGTTTTTCTGAGTTGGAGCTTATCACTGAACAGTGGAGAAAAATGTACGAAGATGATGCTGATGCTGATGCCGCCCAAAACTACATCCTTGCTAAAATCATCTTGAGTCAAACATCCTCGGCGTCTACAGTCCCAATAAAAGAACTCCAGGAGATATTACTGCAATTTTGGGAGAAACAGAAATATGACAGTAGCCCAGAGTTTTACCTCTTGGCCATTTTGCTGTTCTGGCCTGATGGTGCACAGCCACCAGGTAACCCAAATGCTCCAGACCTTAAAAAGTGTGTCCAGGATATGCGTCACTCATACAAGAGGACGTATCAGAAACACCTTCGCTCTCGTTACCTGGTGCCTCTCTTCTTCTtcgggaaagaagggttgcagaGACTGGTCTACAGATCACGACTAAACCAAACCGACCTCAACTGGCTTACAAATGGTGATGAAAGTGTAGAAATCGAAGGTCTTCAGAGAATCAGAGGTGAGGTCAGAAATCATATGATATttgttttgagagaaaataaTGAGATGGAAGTTTCAGCCCACAATCCGGCCAGTGTGTACAAGTCAGGCCTGGTTTCCTTCTATCTTGGCTTTACCATCAGAGGACCTGTTGCCTTCAACATCAGATATGTTGTGAGTG CTGTCGGGTTTGTGGACAGATAA